From the Ruania alkalisoli genome, one window contains:
- a CDS encoding SURF1 family protein, whose product MTDASTRYAFLRSRRWAGIMAVAVIVSLTCAMLGYWQLTRYQGKAEAAALVEANYDSRPVALTELLPTAHATWPENLTWRQVTVTGEYLVPAVVLPQRPIGGSPADHVLAALAVQVEDEEEPWWLLVDRGWYRSDAFGDHTAEQELPEGEVTVTIHLRAAEPPSERDLSGRQVYAINPSQVLDVAAPGADLAGTVVTGAYGVLVEESPTTATPPAPLPRPSADLGNHLSYAFQWWVFALGALVGIVVLARREAIALAGPEVAAVAPSQAGATASYPGTRRPRRRTEADEEDAIIDAQLEAARRARVEVEPGRTGDDQASETSSR is encoded by the coding sequence ATGACTGACGCCAGCACCCGCTACGCCTTCCTCCGGTCCCGCCGGTGGGCCGGCATCATGGCGGTCGCGGTCATCGTCAGCCTCACCTGCGCCATGCTGGGCTACTGGCAGCTCACCCGCTACCAGGGCAAGGCGGAGGCAGCCGCGCTCGTGGAGGCAAACTACGACAGCCGACCGGTTGCCCTGACCGAACTGCTCCCGACGGCGCACGCCACCTGGCCTGAGAACCTCACCTGGCGTCAGGTCACCGTGACCGGGGAGTACCTGGTCCCCGCTGTGGTCCTCCCTCAGCGGCCGATCGGTGGCTCGCCCGCAGACCACGTGCTGGCGGCCCTCGCCGTGCAGGTCGAGGATGAGGAGGAACCGTGGTGGCTGCTGGTCGACCGCGGCTGGTACCGCTCCGACGCGTTCGGCGACCACACGGCCGAACAGGAGCTCCCCGAGGGTGAAGTGACGGTGACGATCCACCTGCGGGCTGCCGAACCCCCGAGCGAACGGGACCTCAGCGGCCGCCAGGTCTACGCGATCAACCCCTCGCAGGTCCTGGATGTGGCCGCTCCGGGCGCCGACCTCGCAGGCACGGTGGTCACCGGCGCCTACGGAGTGCTGGTCGAGGAATCCCCGACCACAGCCACACCGCCTGCACCGCTGCCGCGACCGAGCGCCGACCTCGGCAACCACCTCTCCTATGCGTTCCAGTGGTGGGTATTCGCCCTCGGTGCGCTCGTCGGGATCGTGGTCCTGGCCCGCCGCGAGGCGATCGCCTTGGCGGGGCCCGAAGTGGCCGCCGTCGCGCCATCACAGGCCGGGGCAACCGCCAGCTACCCCGGCACGCGACGGCCGCGGCGCCGCACCGAGGCCGACGAGGAGGACGCGATCATCGACGCTCAGCTCGAGGCCGCGCGACGCGCACGTGTCGAGGTCGAGCCGGGTCGCACCGGCGACGATCAGGCGAGTGAGACCAGCTCAAGGTAG
- a CDS encoding DUF3099 domain-containing protein, translated as MSEVHAITAAGRPQSEQSHDRIVRYLITMGIRTGCFVAALFTDGWVRWACIAAAGLLPLIAVVLANAGVERRHRPDTLIATVPAEPDRQLANPTRGEERP; from the coding sequence GTGTCCGAGGTTCATGCAATTACCGCCGCCGGACGCCCGCAGAGCGAGCAGTCCCACGATCGGATCGTGCGCTACCTGATCACCATGGGCATCCGGACGGGGTGCTTCGTCGCGGCGTTGTTCACCGATGGCTGGGTGCGGTGGGCCTGCATCGCAGCGGCCGGTCTGCTGCCGTTGATCGCCGTGGTACTCGCCAACGCGGGTGTGGAGCGGCGCCATCGACCGGACACCCTGATCGCAACCGTCCCGGCCGAACCGGATCGTCAACTGGCCAACCCCACCCGTGGCGAGGAGCGTCCATGA
- the fabG gene encoding 3-oxoacyl-ACP reductase FabG, which translates to MSEEQKQGRTVVVTGANRGIGRAIAERFVADGFRVAGIARSDDLPEGVFFAHADMTDTTSVDAAFTAIEEHQGPTEVLVANAGITKDTLLMRMTDEEFTDVVDVNLTGVFRCVRRATKGMIRKRTGRIIMISSVVGLYGSPGQVNYAATKSGLVGMARSITRELGARGITANVVAPGFIDTAMTAELPEATQEKYLASIPAGRFGATDEIADAVAFLADAGYVSGAVIPVDGGLGMGH; encoded by the coding sequence GTGAGCGAAGAGCAGAAGCAGGGCCGGACCGTGGTGGTCACGGGTGCCAACCGGGGGATCGGACGGGCCATCGCCGAGCGGTTCGTGGCCGACGGCTTTCGGGTGGCGGGGATCGCCCGCTCCGATGACCTTCCCGAGGGAGTGTTCTTCGCCCACGCCGATATGACGGACACCACCTCCGTGGACGCCGCATTCACCGCGATCGAGGAGCACCAGGGTCCGACGGAGGTGCTCGTGGCTAACGCAGGTATCACCAAGGACACATTGCTGATGCGGATGACCGACGAGGAGTTCACCGACGTGGTGGACGTCAACCTCACCGGGGTGTTCCGCTGCGTGCGCCGGGCGACCAAGGGAATGATCCGCAAGCGGACCGGGCGGATCATCATGATCTCCTCGGTGGTGGGGCTGTACGGCTCACCGGGGCAGGTCAACTACGCGGCCACCAAGTCGGGGCTGGTGGGGATGGCGCGATCCATCACCCGTGAGCTCGGCGCGCGGGGTATCACCGCCAACGTCGTGGCTCCTGGGTTCATCGACACCGCCATGACCGCCGAGTTGCCCGAGGCCACCCAGGAGAAGTACCTGGCCTCCATCCCGGCCGGGCGCTTCGGTGCGACGGACGAGATCGCCGACGCCGTCGCCTTCCTCGCCGATGCTGGATACGTCAGTGGGGCAGTGATCCCGGTGGACGGCGGTCTCGGGATGGGGCACTGA
- the fabI gene encoding enoyl-ACP reductase FabI, which yields MGLLDGKTLLVTGVLMESSIAFSVARLAQEQGATVVLSSFGRQLKLTQAISRRLPQPAPVVELDVTNDEDLAALADRVREHVDHLDGVVHSIGFAPQSVMGGNFLAGEWKDVSTAVEISAFSLKSLAVAAQPLLTRGSSVVGLTFDAQYAWPVYDWMGVAKAAFEATARYLARDLGPEGIRVNLVSAGPLRTTAAKSIPGFEAMEGGWPDRAPLGWDVSDAEPTARTIVALLSDWFPATTAEIVHVDGGVHAMGL from the coding sequence ATGGGACTGCTGGACGGGAAGACGCTGCTGGTGACGGGTGTGCTCATGGAGAGCTCGATCGCCTTCTCCGTGGCGCGCCTGGCGCAGGAGCAGGGTGCGACTGTGGTGCTCTCCTCGTTCGGTCGGCAGCTCAAGCTGACCCAGGCGATCTCGCGCAGGCTCCCGCAGCCTGCACCCGTGGTCGAACTCGACGTCACCAACGATGAGGATCTGGCGGCGCTGGCTGATCGTGTGCGCGAGCACGTCGATCACCTCGACGGCGTCGTCCACTCGATCGGATTTGCTCCGCAATCGGTGATGGGTGGCAACTTCCTCGCCGGGGAATGGAAGGACGTCTCCACCGCGGTGGAGATCTCCGCGTTCTCCCTCAAGTCGCTCGCCGTCGCCGCGCAGCCCTTGTTGACGCGCGGGTCCTCCGTGGTGGGCCTGACCTTCGACGCCCAGTATGCCTGGCCGGTCTACGACTGGATGGGCGTGGCCAAGGCGGCCTTCGAGGCGACCGCCCGGTACCTCGCCCGTGACCTCGGCCCGGAGGGCATCCGGGTCAACCTCGTCTCCGCCGGGCCCCTGCGTACCACCGCGGCCAAGTCCATTCCCGGTTTCGAGGCGATGGAGGGCGGCTGGCCCGACCGGGCGCCGCTGGGATGGGACGTGTCGGACGCCGAGCCGACAGCCCGGACGATCGTCGCGCTACTCTCGGACTGGTTCCCAGCGACCACGGCGGAAATCGTGCACGTGGACGGTGGCGTGCACGCGATGGGGCTGTAG
- a CDS encoding GyrI-like domain-containing protein, translating into MKVDLKKQIPSYTARRGTFSIVEVPSLQYLMVDGQGDPNTSQAYADAVGSLYPFAYTLKFFSKRELDRDYVVPPLEALWWAEDMAAFTTARDKSRWSWTVMIVVPDWLATEQVEAARDTVRRKGGAHALDHVRFEALDEGLSVQTLHVGSYDDEAPVLAAMHTEFIPNQGLRMTGRHHEIYLNDPRRVPAERLRTILRQPVERDSA; encoded by the coding sequence GTGAAGGTTGACCTGAAGAAGCAGATTCCCTCGTACACCGCCCGGCGGGGCACCTTCTCGATCGTCGAGGTCCCGTCGTTGCAGTACCTCATGGTCGACGGCCAGGGCGACCCGAACACCTCACAGGCCTACGCCGACGCTGTGGGATCGCTGTATCCATTCGCGTACACCCTGAAGTTCTTCAGCAAGCGTGAGCTCGACCGGGACTACGTGGTGCCGCCGCTGGAGGCGCTCTGGTGGGCCGAGGACATGGCGGCGTTCACCACCGCCCGGGACAAGTCACGGTGGTCCTGGACGGTGATGATCGTCGTCCCGGACTGGCTCGCAACCGAGCAGGTCGAGGCAGCGCGGGACACGGTACGTCGCAAAGGTGGCGCCCACGCACTGGACCACGTCCGCTTCGAGGCCCTGGACGAGGGGCTCAGTGTGCAGACCTTGCACGTCGGGTCCTACGACGATGAGGCGCCCGTGCTCGCCGCCATGCACACCGAGTTCATCCCCAACCAGGGGCTACGGATGACCGGTCGCCACCATGAGATCTACCTCAACGACCCCCGGCGGGTGCCGGCCGAGCGGTTGCGGACGATCCTGCGCCAGCCGGTGGAGCGGGACTCAGCCTGA
- a CDS encoding SixA phosphatase family protein, translating to MNSASQRLVLLRHAQAEHGALRDVDRALSLDGRAHARLVGERLAAADLVPDLVLCSVAVRTRQTWQLVAGGMAERTEGVEVRYLDDLYEADLSDVLDAIRGVPEHTPTVLVVGHEPVTSAVAHLLAAPGSQEAALHRVRTGISTSMAAVLTPNVAWPDIGRRTCVLTELISGRQSG from the coding sequence ATGAACTCCGCCTCCCAGCGCCTGGTGCTGCTGCGGCACGCGCAAGCCGAGCACGGCGCCCTGCGGGACGTCGACCGTGCCCTGAGCCTGGACGGTCGCGCCCACGCTCGTCTCGTGGGCGAGCGCCTGGCGGCCGCCGACCTCGTGCCGGATCTGGTGCTGTGCTCGGTCGCCGTGCGCACCCGGCAGACATGGCAGCTGGTGGCCGGGGGTATGGCCGAGCGGACTGAGGGCGTGGAGGTGCGTTACCTCGACGACCTCTACGAGGCGGATCTGAGCGACGTCCTGGACGCGATACGAGGCGTTCCGGAACACACGCCGACGGTCCTGGTGGTGGGGCACGAACCGGTGACCTCCGCCGTCGCGCACCTGCTCGCGGCACCCGGCTCGCAGGAGGCCGCCCTCCACCGCGTACGCACCGGTATCTCGACGTCGATGGCCGCCGTGCTCACCCCGAATGTTGCGTGGCCTGATATCGGCCGCCGCACGTGCGTGTTGACAGAGCTGATCAGCGGACGTCAGAGCGGCTGA
- the serB gene encoding phosphoserine phosphatase SerB: MGHSMGEGRRRLIVMDVDSTFITAEQIDLLATRAGTGEQVAAITERAMAGELDFAASLTERVATLAGLPVQVLAEVRAEISLSPGAAELVTAAQARDWPLALVSGGFHEIVDPIADDVGITRVRANRLQAREGVLTGRVAGPIVDRAAKATWLRAFAAEEGIDLIDTVAIGDGANDLDMLAAAGLGIAFHAKPVVAAQADRAITDGGLDQVLTWL; the protein is encoded by the coding sequence ATGGGTCACAGCATGGGTGAGGGACGTCGTCGGCTCATCGTGATGGACGTGGATTCCACGTTCATCACCGCAGAACAGATCGACCTGCTCGCCACTCGGGCCGGCACCGGCGAGCAGGTGGCGGCCATCACCGAACGGGCCATGGCCGGCGAGCTGGACTTCGCCGCTTCGTTGACCGAGCGGGTAGCGACTCTGGCCGGCCTCCCGGTGCAGGTGCTCGCCGAAGTCCGTGCCGAGATCTCCCTGAGCCCGGGGGCGGCCGAGCTGGTGACGGCGGCCCAGGCCCGGGACTGGCCGCTCGCACTGGTCTCGGGCGGCTTTCACGAGATCGTCGATCCGATCGCTGATGACGTGGGGATCACCCGGGTGCGCGCGAACCGGCTCCAGGCACGCGAGGGGGTGCTGACCGGCCGCGTCGCGGGACCGATCGTGGACCGTGCCGCGAAGGCGACCTGGTTGCGCGCCTTCGCCGCCGAGGAGGGGATCGACCTGATCGATACGGTCGCGATCGGCGATGGCGCGAACGATCTGGACATGCTGGCGGCCGCTGGTCTGGGGATCGCCTTCCATGCCAAGCCGGTGGTGGCCGCACAGGCGGATCGCGCCATCACCGACGGTGGTCTGGACCAGGTGCTCACCTGGCTGTGA
- the glgC gene encoding glucose-1-phosphate adenylyltransferase, giving the protein MAAPRVLAIVLAGGEGKRLMPLTQDRAKPAVPFGGIYRLIDFALSNVVNSGYLKIVVLTQYKSHSLDRHIATTWRMSALLGNYVAPVPAQQRVGKNWFLGSADAIYQSLNLIDDEKPDIVVVVGADHVYRMDFSQMVASHIESGADMTVAGIRQPKSLADQFGVIDADSSDPRKIAAFLEKPADPPGLADSPDEVLASMGNYVMNADALVDAVTSDAARADSKHDMGGDIVPHFVSKGQCGLYDFIDNDVPGSKDRDRDYWRDVGTLDAYYEANRDLIAVEPVFNLYNNSWPLHTGYTGLPPAKFVHAVEDRVGHATDSIISPGVVVSGGEVSGSVLSPGVRVNSWSQVTDAVLMDGVSVHRHATVRRAILDKGVIVEAGATVGVDHEQDAARGFTVTDGGITVVPKNGRVATD; this is encoded by the coding sequence ATGGCAGCACCACGGGTTCTCGCAATCGTTCTGGCTGGCGGCGAAGGGAAGCGGCTGATGCCGCTGACGCAGGACCGGGCAAAACCCGCGGTTCCCTTTGGCGGGATCTACCGCCTGATCGACTTCGCGCTCTCGAACGTGGTGAACTCCGGCTACCTGAAGATCGTGGTGCTCACGCAGTACAAGTCCCACTCTCTGGACCGGCACATCGCCACAACCTGGCGGATGTCCGCACTGCTGGGCAATTACGTGGCTCCGGTCCCGGCCCAGCAGCGGGTCGGGAAGAACTGGTTCCTCGGCAGCGCCGATGCGATCTACCAGTCGCTGAACCTCATCGACGACGAGAAGCCGGACATCGTGGTGGTGGTCGGGGCCGATCACGTCTACCGCATGGACTTCTCCCAGATGGTCGCCTCGCACATCGAGTCCGGCGCGGATATGACGGTGGCCGGCATCAGGCAACCGAAGTCGCTGGCCGACCAGTTCGGAGTGATCGACGCCGACTCCTCCGACCCCCGCAAGATCGCCGCATTCCTGGAGAAGCCGGCCGATCCACCCGGCCTGGCGGATTCACCCGATGAGGTGCTCGCGTCGATGGGAAACTACGTGATGAACGCCGATGCCCTGGTGGACGCGGTCACCTCAGACGCTGCCCGCGCCGACTCCAAGCACGATATGGGCGGCGACATCGTGCCCCACTTCGTCTCCAAGGGTCAGTGCGGCCTGTACGACTTCATCGACAACGACGTTCCCGGCTCGAAGGATCGTGATCGCGACTACTGGCGCGATGTCGGGACGCTGGACGCCTACTACGAGGCGAACCGAGATCTGATCGCCGTTGAGCCGGTCTTCAACCTCTACAACAATTCCTGGCCGCTGCACACGGGGTACACCGGACTACCACCGGCCAAGTTCGTGCACGCCGTCGAGGATCGGGTGGGGCACGCGACCGACTCCATCATCTCCCCCGGTGTGGTCGTCTCTGGTGGTGAGGTCTCCGGATCCGTTCTCTCCCCTGGCGTCCGGGTGAACTCCTGGTCGCAGGTGACCGACGCCGTCCTGATGGACGGGGTGTCGGTGCACCGGCACGCGACAGTTCGCCGTGCCATCCTCGACAAAGGTGTGATCGTCGAGGCCGGTGCAACCGTCGGCGTGGACCACGAGCAGGATGCCGCACGTGGCTTCACGGTCACCGACGGCGGGATCACTGTCGTCCCGAAGAACGGGCGGGTCGCCACGGACTGA
- the glgA gene encoding glycogen synthase — translation MRVDILTREYPPHVYGGAGVHVDELSRVLRQHLDVRVRCFDGPRTDEAVTGYDVPTALSGANAALATLGVDLQMANDLAGADLVHSHTWYANMGGHLGGLLHGIPHVVSAHSLEPLRPWKAEQLGGGYALSSWAERTAYEGAARIIAVSAGMRADILRCYPQLDPEKVVVVHNGIDLNAWQRPGEAESAQIARQHGVDPDRPAVIFVGRITRQKGLPHLLAAAHQLPPEVQLVLCAGAPDTPELAAEVTEAVAELQRTRTGVVWIDQMLPRAEVVGLLAASTVFVCPSVYEPLGIVNLEAMAVGVPVVASATGGIPEVVVDGETGRLVALEQRQDGTGTPLDPEKFEADLARALTDVSTGTEQARRMGQAGRRRAEELFSWGAIAGRTLEVYRGVLGG, via the coding sequence ATGCGTGTCGACATCCTCACCCGTGAATATCCACCCCATGTTTACGGCGGTGCCGGCGTGCACGTCGACGAGCTCTCACGGGTGCTGCGCCAGCACCTCGACGTGCGGGTGCGGTGCTTCGACGGGCCGCGCACGGATGAGGCCGTGACCGGATACGACGTCCCGACCGCCCTCTCGGGGGCCAATGCGGCGCTAGCCACCCTCGGTGTCGACCTGCAGATGGCCAACGACCTCGCCGGTGCCGATCTCGTCCACTCCCACACCTGGTACGCCAACATGGGCGGTCATCTCGGTGGTCTCCTGCACGGCATCCCGCACGTTGTCTCGGCGCACAGCCTTGAACCGTTGCGCCCCTGGAAGGCCGAGCAGCTCGGCGGCGGTTACGCCCTTTCCAGCTGGGCCGAGCGGACGGCATACGAGGGAGCCGCCCGCATCATCGCCGTCAGCGCCGGGATGCGTGCGGACATCCTGCGTTGCTACCCGCAGCTCGACCCCGAGAAGGTCGTGGTGGTGCACAACGGCATCGATCTGAACGCCTGGCAGCGACCGGGGGAGGCGGAGAGCGCGCAGATCGCCCGTCAGCACGGGGTGGACCCGGACAGGCCGGCGGTGATCTTCGTCGGTCGTATCACCCGCCAGAAGGGACTGCCGCACCTGCTCGCCGCGGCCCATCAGCTACCGCCCGAGGTCCAACTGGTCCTCTGTGCCGGTGCGCCTGACACCCCCGAGCTCGCCGCGGAGGTCACCGAAGCGGTCGCTGAACTTCAGCGCACCCGGACGGGGGTGGTCTGGATCGACCAGATGCTGCCGCGTGCGGAGGTCGTCGGGCTCCTCGCCGCTTCGACGGTGTTCGTGTGCCCCTCGGTGTACGAACCGCTCGGGATCGTCAACCTCGAGGCCATGGCGGTCGGGGTTCCGGTGGTGGCCTCGGCTACCGGCGGGATCCCGGAGGTCGTGGTGGACGGTGAGACCGGGCGGCTGGTTGCGCTCGAGCAGCGTCAGGACGGGACCGGGACCCCGCTGGATCCGGAGAAGTTCGAGGCCGATCTCGCGCGGGCCCTGACCGACGTCTCCACCGGTACTGAGCAGGCGCGGAGGATGGGGCAGGCAGGGCGACGGCGCGCCGAGGAGCTGTTCTCCTGGGGCGCCATCGCCGGGCGCACACTCGAGGTCTATCGCGGTGTGCTGGGCGGCTGA